The proteins below come from a single Candidatus Rokuibacteriota bacterium genomic window:
- a CDS encoding ABC transporter permease subunit has protein sequence MGVSLVASFSREGQWTLANYETVWRLYARDVLYTVGVAAAGSILTFAAAIPLCGWLRARAFGPVEFLLKVPLFVPFVVVGHALRVFWSPYLPGFATSWLGIAAALAWKHLGLAVLLLLGAFRGVDESFLEAARQLGSGTTRVTRDILVPMAAPALAVSAVLIFSSMLASFSIPLMLGRGSGAQMLMIDVYYRFGQHGDFETASALGVVSYLLAIGAALVYVRRLTH, from the coding sequence GTGGGCGTTTCGCTCGTCGCGAGCTTCTCGCGGGAGGGACAGTGGACGCTCGCGAACTACGAGACCGTCTGGCGGCTCTACGCGCGGGACGTGCTCTACACGGTCGGAGTAGCCGCGGCGGGGTCGATCCTGACCTTCGCCGCGGCCATCCCGCTCTGCGGGTGGCTGCGCGCGCGGGCGTTCGGTCCCGTCGAGTTCTTGCTGAAGGTGCCCCTCTTCGTGCCGTTCGTGGTGGTGGGCCATGCGCTCCGCGTGTTCTGGAGCCCGTATCTCCCCGGGTTCGCGACCTCATGGCTGGGGATCGCCGCGGCGCTCGCCTGGAAGCACCTCGGGCTGGCGGTGCTCCTGCTGCTCGGGGCCTTCCGAGGCGTTGACGAGAGCTTCCTCGAGGCCGCGCGGCAGCTCGGCAGCGGCACCACGCGCGTCACCCGCGACATCCTCGTGCCCATGGCGGCGCCGGCCCTTGCGGTGAGCGCGGTGCTGATCTTCTCCTCCATGCTCGCGTCATTCTCCATCCCGCTCATGCTCGGGCGAGGGAGCGGGGCGCAGATGCTGATGATCGACGTCTACTACCGCTTCGGCCAACACGGCGACTTCGAGACGGCCTCGGCGCTTGGAGTGGTGTCCTACCTTTTGGCGATAGGCGCGGCGCTCGTCTATGTCCGGCGCCTCACGCACTAG